The Malus domestica chromosome 17, GDT2T_hap1 genome contains the following window.
ACCTGCTCTGCAGGATGATGAAATTGATCCATTAgacgcttttatgatttctacGGTGCCGCCTGAAGTTGAGAAGCTGGCCAATGTTGCGGAACAAACAATAGTTTCTGTTGAAAAAGATTCAAATAAATCTTTAGGCAGAATAATTCCTGGGAGGATTCAGACTCGGGTTATGGGGACATTGGGAATAATGACAATCCCTTAGAAGACGAAGACGACGATGAGTCCACTCAAAGATAACCCCAGAAGATGTGGGTGCATACCGAAAACAGTTGGAATTGAAGATACATGGTAAGGATGTCCCCAAGCCCATTAAGACCTGGCACCAAACTGGACTTACAAATAAAATCTTCCAAATGATAAAGAGGCTCGGCTATGAAAAGCCAATGCCAATTCAGGCTCAGGCATTGCCGATAATTACGATCAGTCGAGACTGCATTGGCATTGCAAAAACTGGCTCAGGCAAAACCCTTGTATATGTGCTGCCAATGCTGAGGCATAGCAAGGACCATCCACCTGTGGTAGCTGGATGGGCCTATTGGTCTTGTAACGGCACCGACAAGGGAGCTTGTGCAGCAGATTCACAGTGTTATTAACAAGTTTGCCAGGGCACTTAGTCTCAGGTGTGTGCCTGTAAATGGAGGTTCTGGTATTGACCTACGGACCGGGGAGTGGAAGGTTACCCACAAGGAAACTTTGGGCCCTATATCAGAGTTGACTGGAGCTGCCATTACTATCAGGGGTCAATATTTCCCGCCAGGCAAGATTCCAGGGCCAGGAGATTGCAAGGTGTTCCTGTTTATTGAGGGTCTTACTGAACAATCTGTCAAGAGAGGTAAAGCAGAAATTGTTTGggataaaacttgaactttggggtTAAGAAGAGGTTAGCccaaaaaaaagcccaaaaggAGGTTCAGAAGAAGGAAAAGTCCAAGGCCCAACCGAAGTCCAAAAGCAAGAAGGGGCTTGGTTCCTGACCAGGTGCAGATCATTCaaaccacttgctcacctacctagaGGTCAAGAAGTGTCTTTCAGCAGTTAGGAGGGGATTCCCAACCTAGAGCTTTATCAGAAGTGTTTCGAAATCACGAAGCTTCTGAGGAGGCAGAAGACAAGGAGGCTAAAGGtataaaagagagagagataaggcATCCTCAATATGGCCATGCAGGGAGAGAAGATAAAAGAAATGATAGGATACCAAATCCTGTAAAAAAGGAGAACCTTGCCCGTCTCGGACAAAAATGGTACGTGGTCGGGAAAAATGGCCAACccaccaaacaaatgggaacCTCTATGATAAGAAGGGTCCAGGGGCAGCATAAAGCCTATATGAATTCTTTAAAGATTCCCGTGACATCTGAAGCCTCAAAAAATCAGAAGTTTGAAAAAACACCCTCTAGGGGAAGTAGTCAGTTTAACTGGAGGAGTAAAAAGGAGGTGCAAAGGGCTAATAGCAAAACAGAGGGTGAGAGAAACCATGTACCACAAAGCCTATACCCTGTGAAGTACAGGATattgaggagagctcaagaagatatgaTAATGATGCCCACTCCTGGATTGAGGACAGAGCCAATTTGTTTTGGAATTGTTTCGCCTGAGAGGAAGCTCCCTTCTATATCATTGGATCCTTTCGGTGAAGTTCCCAAGCAGATACCAGATTCGGGCATAAATCAACAGGAGGGAGCACCAGAACCTTTACTCCCAGAAGATGCGATGACCTGGTTAAACGAATTTATGGAACAGATCGGGAGCAAGAAAGAAGACTTTCCAGAGCCTAGTACCTTTCATATCAACATGACGTATGTGTTATCCGCCATGTTTGGTGCTGAGCCTGATCAGCCCGCCACTATGGAAGGTGACTATTTGACAACAGAACCAATGATGGCCCATGTCAGCGTTGAAGTAGCCGAATAGGAAGAATTAGGAAAAACTGAATCATCCAAGACATTCCAGAATGGTTCGTTAAGAATCTATACTAAAAAAATGGTATTCAGCCGCCCAAACATGTTGCTAGCCAACCATCTTAAGCCAATATATGTTGCAGCTCATTTGGAAGGAATTCCCTTCAAAagagttttgattgatggagGAGCAGCTATTAACATATTGCCcgccaagcaaatgaagaagataggaAGAGGTGTAGAAGATCCCATTCCCACAGATTTCACGGTCTCGAGCTTCTCCAGCGCTATCACCAAAACTCATGGAATATTACCTTTAGAAGTGGACTTGGGATCCAAGCAAATCatgctggcattctttgtggtggattGTGCTTCCACCTATGGAGCATTACTCGGAAGGgattggatccaccaaagtCTTGCCATACCCTCCACTCTACATCAACAAGTTGTTGTTTACCATGAAGCAGGAACAGAGGGACCCggcttttgggagatggtgGAGGCCGAGTCACGACCATTTCTTCCTACAGCCAACGTAGCAGAAGCAAATTTCTACGATTCCAATGTAGGAATTCTGCAATGTTCAGGATCAGATAAGAACGGCCGtcctaccaaggtgacggcccaaaagctctTAAAACAAGGAATGTTTCTCACTAGAGAAGAATGGGATAGACCCTGTATCGTCCCAACACCTCAATACCATCAATGACAGAACAAAAGAGGAATGATCAGGTAACGGCAGTCAGGTCCCTGATcaaaagactgttggtgtatgggagagaaagaaaacaagaaaatgagctcTTAGGAAAAGAAGACCATGAGTGGTAGCCAGAAACTTCAACCGGCCAGGATGAAAGCAGGGAAGAACTTTGCGGAGAAGAATTAGAGGTGGCCATACGAATGGCCGAGTGCATATATGATTTGGATGGACCAGACGACTTGCCCGAGAGCCCGGAGTCAGTCGAATTTTTGTGTACAGAACCTGACAAGCCACCACCAGAAGTTCAGGATCTTTTGGAAGTTATTGATCTCGGGACAGAGGAATATCCAATACCTATACAAATTAGTGGCTTATTAGAAACTAATGATCGGGCAAAGATTGTCTGTCTTCTGtaagaatttaaagattgttttgcttggcattgtactgagatgccaggtttagattcaaccttggtggaacacagaatgcccatcaatgagggatataaacctgtcaagcaagcaccacgaaggatgttaaaagagatagaagaaaaggtcaaagaagaaattgaaagacTAGTGAAAGTTGGATTTGTTAGACCTACCAAATATGTAGAGTGGTTGGCCAATATTGTACCCGTTTTGAAAGCcataacaaaagcagtacgatgttgtgttgattacagaaatattaatggtGCCACACCAAAAGATGAATATCCCATGCCCATAGCTGACCTGTCCATAGATGCGGTAGCAAAACataaagtcttatcttttatggatggaaatgccggatataatcagataaagatggcccaagaagatatacataaaacagtTTTTAGGTGTCCCTGTCATGTGGAGGCATATGAATATTTAGTCATGCCGTTCGGACTCAAGAATGATGGTGCAACCTACCAAAGGGCGATGAATGTTATTTTTCATAATTTGATTGGCCATAAAATGGAGGTGTACATCGATGACATCGTGGTGAAATCCAAAACAGAAGAGCAGCATCTGATAGACCTCAGGCAAGCATTGACAAGGATGAGAATCCATAAActcaagatgaatccaaagaagtgcgcatttggagtaagagcgggcaacttcttgggattcctggttcatcaaagaggtgtagaagTGGACAAGAACAAGTCTCGAGCAATAATGGAGTCACTTCCGCCCACCAACAAAATGCAACTTCAGAGACTGCTaggcaaaattaatttcttaaagaGGTTCATTGCCAATTTAGCAGGCAAAATTCAGCCGTTGACTCCTCTATTGAGACTAAAGGATACAAAAAGTTTCGAATGGGGACCACCACACCAAAAGGCTTTTGACAGCATCAAAGCctatttgacttctccaccagtgttggtaccacctcaaaggggaaaacccttaAAGCTATATATCTCTGCTTCAGAGAAATCAATCGGGAGTTTACTAGCTCAAAACAATGAAGGCGAAAAGGAACAGGCAGtatactacctcagtagaatttTGACTGAGGTAGAAACAAGGTACTCCCCTATAGAGAAGTTGTGCCTAGCTCTGTATTTCACTGCTAGTAAGttgaggcattacatgttaccttgtcatgtgcacatcattgccaaaacagatgtgataaagtatatgttgtcaaaaccaatgctaacaggaaggattgggaaatggattctagcattatcagagTTCAGCGTTCAATATGTACCCTAAAGGGCGGTCAAGGGCCAAGCAATTGCTGACTTCTTAGCAGAGCACCAAGAGTCTCAAGAAGAGATCGTCAATGTACCAGGGATCCTTGAAGTAATTAATGTTTAGATCCCACCAGGCAAGGGCATCTCGGGCAAAGAAGAATGGGTCcaacaagaaataaaaagggTAACTAGTCTTTGGATTACTCATTGGAAGCTTTATTTTGATGGTTCTTACACTCAGAAAGCTTCTGGAGCAAGGATTGTCATCATAAATCCCCAAGGAGTTCACAATTATTATTTATTCCTTCTTGATTACCAAGGGAATACCAACAATCAGGCGGAGTATGAAGCCTTAATAATTGGCTTGGAGATCTTGATAGAGTTGGTGGCAATGGAGGTAGAGGTATTTGGTGATTCAAAGTTAGTGATAAACCAGCTAAATAGAGAATacaagtgcagacatatcaccaTGGCTGGGTATTACTTGGCGGCCACACAATTGTTGACCTATTGGGATTCTGAAGTatcagttaatcatgttcctaggGAATCTAATCTGGCTGCCAACGAGATGTCACAAATAGCCTCGAGAGTACCAATCCAGGAAAGGAAGTATGGAGTAGATGTCGAAGTTCAAAGAAGAAATCTTCCTTCTATCCTAGAAAGGGGATTCAATCTAGATGTAATGGTCCTAGAAACCGAGACGGAAGACTGGAGATCGCCTATCATTCATCATTTGAAAGATCCTTCTGCCCCTACAAGCAAGAAGAATAGACAACAAACAACTAAGTATGTCTTATGGGAGGAGAACCTGCTAAGGAAAACTCCGGATTGGCTCTTACTGAAATGTTTAGGCCAAGAAGAATCTATGAGAGTAATGGCCGAGGTACATGAAGGGATATGTGGGGCACATCTAGCTGGAACGAAGATGAGGTGGTTGATTAGGAGGTATGGGTATTTCTGGCCTGACATAgaaaaagattgcaagtctCATGCTCGAGGTTGTGAGGAATGTCAAAGGCATGGACCCCTCCAACATGTGCCTTCAGTACCTTTAAATCCAGTGGTTAAACTTTGGCCCTTTAGATGATGGGTAATGGACTTCATCGGACAGATTTATCCATCTTCTAGTAAGGGGCATactttcataattgtggcaacggattatttcaccaaatgggtagaagtaTCAGCTGTAAAGACCATAACTTCAGCTGCAGTCAAGAAGTTTATTGAGACCAAGATTCTGCATAGGTTTGGGGTGCCCGAAACCATAATCATGGATCGTGGGCTATCTTTTatatcaaaagaagttgaagaatttgcaaacaaatacaaataaagatgatccagtccaGTCCTTATTACCCTCAGTCAAATGGTCAAGCATAGGCCAACAACAAGATTTTGATAAACATTATCAAAAGGATGGTGACAGATAGCCCGGAGAAGTGGCATGAAAAGCTAGGGGATACTTTGTGGGCATACCGAACCTCTAAACGGGCAGGAACGGGGACAACTCCTTTTACTTTGACATTCGGGCAAGATGCGGTTCTTCCTATGGAAATCAATGTAAGTTCTatcagaattcaaaatcaattcaGGTTACATAGTGAAGAGTACATAGAAGCTATGTGTCAGGGGATTGAAGATTTAGATGTAACCTGAATTGAGGCCCTGAACCAGATTCAGGAAGGGAAGAGAgctgttgcccgagcttataacaagAAGGTAAAACTGAAGTCTTTCAAGGAAGGAGATTTAGTATGGAAGGCAGTCCTCCCTCTAGGAGCTCAACTTAGGGGCTTTGGgaaatggagcccgacatgggaaggtccttttATTGTTAGTCAAGTATTAGACAATGGAGGATATTACTTGGCTGATCTTGAAGGAAATTAGCAGAAACATCTCATCAATGTCAAATTCTTAAAAAGGTATTAccctacattatgggatgttagggattgttatattgaagaagatgaaaaataAAGCAGGTGTTGGAATGTAGTGTATTCATCAACCATTCAAGAAGACAGAAAGATAAAAGTTGTTAAAATGATGCTTCATTCATTTCGACGAATTGATAAAATTACATCGGAGTAAGTCTCaatgtgtcatgtttcattCCTTCTACGTTGTGTTGGTGTCTCGACTAGTTTCTGGTATCTTCATGGACAAAACCTGGTCAGGcaggtgatcgggttgtgcAGCCAAGATGAGCTTGGTAGAGGACTCTCGATAAGGATCATCACCAGATATAATGGTGAAGCCCGACTTATCAAAGCAACGAGCAGGAGGGCAAACCCTCAGGAGAAAACCACatgaccaaaggtgttggggATAACGGGGTGtctgaccaaaggtgttggagatagtaaatatttgatgaaaatcctttttctcacaaaaatgaagttttagGAAACCCCAATTGAATCCAGAAGAACCCATTTTCCAGGTTTAGAAGAAGACTAAGAAGGTAGAAACGTCCGAGGGTGATAAAAGAAAAGGTTGAAGATGATCTGTTGGCTGGACAGGAGAAGTTTTGAGCTGGAATTTATAGGAACCTCAGAGGATAGTTCAAAGGTCATGAGAAGAGCAAGAGATGCAAGATTGCATTCATCACATctggaaaacacaagttccgaGAGTAAGTATACAGGCATGCagctattcaatcaatattaACGCCTATAATTCTAGCCTGAATATTAAttaaagggggcactgtttgggataaaacttgaactttgggttaAGAATAGGTTAGCCCAAAAGAAAGCCCAAAATGAGGTTCAGAAGAAGGAAAAGTCCAAGGCCCAGCCAAAGTCCAGAAGCAAGAAGGGGCTTGGTTCCCGACCAGGTGCAAATCATTCAAACCACCTGCTCACCTACCTAGaggtcaagtggtgtagaccaaCCAgataatcagcccaaaagtactttacaagggcaatacaagtaaaaaaTTGATGAGTCACTGCCCTTCAGATGCATTTGGGCAAAATCAACACTGCAGACAACCAAGCCaaatcgtctataaaaggaggaagaaaaattagagacaaggacactcaatcaaacaaacaaatacaagcacaaactctgctcaaaccagatttgccttcacgaAGCTATAGTTAACCCCTAAGCCTTCATCCTTTTTAGGATCAGCCCTCACAAAAGCCATCTTTTATCTAGTATATTAGCTCTGCTGCTCACTTGTAGTATCGATCTCATTTGTAGTCTTTATGTACAACtcattttcagtcatttaaattacaagcaatctgcaatattagtcactttcctctgtcatttacatttccgAGCAACCTtatcatttacatattgttttatctctccatataagtaaagtccttatttttaaggcaaagGAAGGACCTTGATTTAAGCAACTCTCACTCAAATGAcacaatctcttgatttgaagtcaaaaggcgcaacctcaatcattcaaatcccgtctactagcgacatctagtagtggcatgcccgcacccaccaatctcgtatgtgaAGTAAATCCCCGGCTTGCCCGCGAGACCCATGGCGGATTTAGGGAGCAAACAGAAATAAAACGCAAGTCAGAAGAAATCATGAATTAGGCATTACCACTCCCAGGCGGTGCTTAGCAACACAGATATCAAGCTATATAAGTGAGAACGTGATTCCTACTTACTTTTCGCATAATTTTATCTGCGTTTGCTGAACTTAATCTGCCTCTCAGTTCTTGGTTTATTATTTCTCAGTCACCTAATGAGTtttctttttgaatttttctatTTACTAGAATATTTTTGTCATTCCACATGTCCTATCTATCCTACTGATCTTCAATATTCAACTTACCATACAAGTTTTATTAAGAAGTCATTTTATTttagggtgtgctatccacacacccctttttacttctcccacacccttgttaatttttttcatttgatcttcttcaattcatctgatccgacgaccgaaaattaaaagagtgtgagagaagtaaaaagaggtgtgtagACTAGAAGATTCTAGAACACTTACATCCCTTTTTACGGCCGAAAATATTGTCAGTCACACGAGCATATGTTCGACCGAACATATGCTCGCATGCTCAATATTTTCTTTGCCTTTACGAAGTTGTGCATGAGATACGATCATGGTGCGATTCTTCAGTTTAAAGGGATGTAAGTGTTCTAAAATCTTCTAGTccatgtttttttcttcttcatgagTTGTAGAACCTatgaattcattcatttgggttCTTTCTTTGGTGCTTACCCAGGTTTTGTTTGGGAATTGCTGAAGCCGATCAGCTGCCCTCCAAAATGGATTTGCTTTTATGGCGTTGTTTGCTATAACGGGTTATTGAGTTCTGCAGAGATAACTAACCTTGTCACGCCCTGATCCCGACATATGTCCAGAATTGACGCGTGACAGTAGACTGTAGGGGGATGCTAGGAAATACCAACTGAAATACTAAACTGAAAACAACTATAATTACAACTATTTAAGGAAAAGTATAAGGGTAACCTAACACTCTAAACCCTCTGAACTCTGTCTACTACCCCAAAGCTCCTCGTATCTACTAACACCTGCACAATCGCCCTTACAAACAACGACCCGGATAAGCCACAAAGCTCGTGTGACTGACAATAATTCTACATATATCATACTATTAAAAACCAACCATCGATTTTGAAATCGAAGTCATGCCATTGAAATATCTCGAAGAAGTCACTCAGACATCCAACGGCTCGTCTGAAACAAATCACAACAGCTCACAACCATAAACTCATACAACATAATGAAAAGAAGGGCTAAAGCGACATAGTTTAGTCAAAGCATACATCTCTAAAGCTATTTCAATCCAAACTTAATCCGAAGAATCAATAAAGCAATTAATCGGGTTCTGGACCTCTCAACGGAACCATAATACCAAACGGgattcggaccactcaacgaaatctaaACCAGGATATGATTCTAGACCACTCAAAGGAATGGCAGAGTAGAAAGGATTTCAGATCTCTCAACAAAATTCGAATGGATACGATTCTGGACCACTTAACGGAATCGTGGAGTATAATGGATATTGGACCACTTAATGAAATCCACAGCGAGATACGATTttagaccactcaacgaaattgtGGAGTACAATGGATATCGAACCATTCAACGAAATCCACAGCAGGATACGATTCCGAACCACTCAACTGAATCGCGGAGCTTGAGGGATTCCGAATCACTCGACGGAATCCTGATGGAGCAGGAactggaccactcaacggaaccccaGCAAAAACCCAGTTCTGGATCACTTAACTGAATTGAGCAAAATTCCAAGAAATATAACAACGCTCGAAGAACAAGACATGAAACAAGTactcaaattaagaaagctcaACGAAACAAGAAATGGAACCAAGCACAAGTATTAAGTTTAGAACGGCTCAACGAAACAATGAAATGAGATGTGAAACATGCTTCGAAGCAACAAACCCTATGACAATGAGTTAACGGTCCACTATTAGCCcctacatttcatcacatcaagcCAATCATACAGAACAAACCACATTTCAAATATGTActtcaaatcacatttaataaaaataaatcgatggctaaatattaaaaaaataacaattttataaaaacataattATAAAACCAAGATATATCCACACAGGATAATAGTTACGAAAACAGGGTAATCGctaatatcacatatattaaagtcactcacctaGAGTCTGCGCTACAACTTACTCGCACGAATCTCGAGGCATCCACGTCCGTTCGTCGCCTAGAACAAACATCAAATCTCGTCTCAGAACCCAAGTGATAAACCACATAGTTTTACATAGAACACGTCCCTAAGGACGTTCTAGGTGGATTTGGAAcgtgttgaccaaaagtcaattgTCTGTCAAAGGTTAACGAAAGGGTCCACAACCCCAGCAATTCAATACGGGTGATCCGCACATCGAATCCGTAACTTTCTAAGGTCCAAATTATGCTAATAGAACATCATACTAAAATCTCACCACGATCCAAGCCAATCACAAACGCCATTGGAGGTCAACGTTTGATTTTAcgaacttagaaatccaattcaggaagatctGTACGTCGGATTcttgatccgtaagttcctattgtcctcaaatattacgtactataacgtattaaagtttggtgacgatccaatggtcagaTCGTCGAATCACA
Protein-coding sequences here:
- the LOC114822526 gene encoding DEAD-box ATP-dependent RNA helicase 45-like, which encodes MDVDGEAYLTDKEDGAVLEVDSENQTAAPALQDDEIDPLDAFMISTVPPEVEKLANVAEQTIVSVEKDSNKSLGRIIPGRIQTRVMGTLGIMTIP
- the LOC114819982 gene encoding uncharacterized protein; translation: MDFIGQIYPSSSKGHTFIIVATDYFTKWVEVSAVKTITSAAVKKFIETKILHRFGVPETIIMDHSPEKWHEKLGDTLWAYRTSKRAGTGTTPFTLTFGQDAVLPMEINIQEGKRAVARAYNKKVKLKSFKEGDLVWKAVLPLGAQLRGFGKWSPTWEGPFIVSQVLDNGGYYLADLEGN